The Gemmatimonadaceae bacterium genome includes a window with the following:
- a CDS encoding ATP-binding protein has translation MTARLYDLPWAAIDACATPQATAFDALDRRLAAAAQRVRARDQCTLDELRGISVGHARVESLLADGRRAHARGALAGPDEAPLADDLLLHPAWRALARWCAPGVVERELVLLALARELFSHYEPVFGYLNDDLTRRWPTRALALQLLARSEAEASTLTDAMGPASPLVQAGVLRLLDVTPSQSASSVGVGVTPLAVALLGDARAPWQHLPAAVRVEVAPAGDGGDGSCLYRLDAMLADGHGDGTPLVVLEGRRGSGRTMLTRALAASRGCPLLHLDLAALQSRDAVGQLAMPELHSAIRDAVLFQRLHDAVILVDGIDAWCDGDPQPAGRMALPEALTDAAGPVLLRVAATTRWHTLLQRHRVARLAMPALTVAARAAVWRRALASSSLSTPDDHAVAAVLADRFDITPGEVRRVVTQVTDEQHAHVGDDLAADAAPTARLVAALSLATRTRSRDGLGALAVLAPTPHSWDDLVLPANTMRRLQEFTAAVRDRTIVLDAWQFGRRAAGSRGATALFAGASGTGKTMACSVIARELGLDLYVIDLSAVVSKYIGETEKNLDRIFRAARDAGAVLFFDEADALFGKRSEVKDAHDRYANIEVAYLLQQLDAHDGIVVLATNLARNLDAAFSRRMRYVVEFPLPAEADRLRLWRGVLPPPAPLADDVDLPFLAGAFSIAGGDIRNVALDAAYLAASEGLGREPIAMRHFVVAMARQCVKQGLTPSVAQFRQYAGLLPRNA, from the coding sequence ATGACCGCGCGCCTGTACGACCTGCCGTGGGCCGCCATCGACGCCTGCGCGACGCCGCAGGCGACGGCGTTCGACGCACTGGATCGCCGGCTCGCCGCCGCCGCGCAGCGCGTGCGCGCGCGTGACCAGTGCACGCTGGACGAGCTGCGCGGCATCTCGGTGGGGCATGCGCGGGTGGAGTCGCTGCTCGCGGACGGTCGCCGCGCCCACGCCCGTGGTGCGCTGGCTGGCCCGGACGAGGCGCCGCTCGCCGATGACCTGCTGCTGCACCCGGCGTGGCGTGCCCTGGCTCGCTGGTGCGCACCAGGCGTCGTGGAACGTGAACTCGTCCTGCTGGCGCTGGCCCGCGAGCTGTTCAGCCACTACGAGCCCGTCTTCGGCTACCTGAACGACGACCTCACCCGCCGCTGGCCCACGCGCGCGCTGGCGCTGCAGCTGCTGGCGCGCAGCGAGGCGGAGGCCTCCACGCTCACCGACGCGATGGGACCGGCGTCACCGCTGGTGCAGGCGGGCGTGTTGCGCCTGCTGGACGTGACACCATCGCAGTCGGCATCCTCGGTGGGCGTAGGCGTCACGCCGCTGGCGGTGGCGCTGCTGGGCGACGCGCGCGCGCCGTGGCAGCACCTTCCCGCGGCGGTCCGCGTCGAGGTGGCGCCGGCAGGGGATGGCGGGGACGGGTCATGCCTGTACCGGCTGGACGCGATGCTGGCCGACGGACACGGCGACGGCACGCCGCTGGTGGTGCTGGAAGGGCGCCGCGGATCCGGCCGCACGATGCTCACCCGCGCACTCGCCGCGTCGCGCGGTTGCCCGCTGCTGCACCTGGACCTCGCCGCGCTGCAGTCGCGCGACGCGGTGGGGCAGCTCGCGATGCCCGAGCTGCATTCGGCGATCCGTGATGCGGTGCTGTTCCAGCGCCTGCACGATGCGGTGATCCTCGTGGATGGCATCGATGCCTGGTGTGACGGCGACCCGCAGCCGGCGGGGCGCATGGCACTTCCCGAGGCGCTCACCGATGCGGCGGGGCCGGTGCTGCTGCGCGTGGCGGCCACCACCCGGTGGCACACGCTGCTGCAGCGTCACCGGGTCGCCCGCCTGGCGATGCCCGCGCTCACCGTGGCCGCACGCGCCGCGGTGTGGCGGCGTGCCCTCGCCTCGAGTTCCCTGTCCACGCCGGACGATCACGCGGTGGCGGCGGTGCTCGCGGACCGCTTCGACATCACGCCGGGCGAGGTGCGGCGCGTGGTGACGCAGGTGACCGACGAGCAGCACGCCCACGTCGGCGACGACCTGGCGGCCGACGCTGCGCCGACCGCGCGCCTCGTCGCCGCGCTCTCGCTCGCCACGCGCACGCGCTCCCGCGACGGACTCGGCGCCCTCGCCGTGCTGGCCCCCACACCGCACTCCTGGGACGACCTCGTGTTGCCGGCGAACACCATGCGCCGCCTGCAGGAGTTCACCGCCGCCGTGCGCGACCGCACCATCGTGCTGGACGCGTGGCAGTTCGGGCGCCGCGCCGCCGGCTCGCGGGGCGCGACCGCGCTCTTCGCCGGCGCCTCGGGCACCGGCAAGACGATGGCCTGCAGCGTCATCGCGCGCGAGCTGGGACTCGACCTCTACGTCATCGACCTCTCGGCCGTGGTGAGCAAGTACATCGGCGAGACGGAGAAGAACCTCGACCGCATCTTCCGCGCGGCGCGCGATGCCGGCGCCGTGCTCTTCTTCGACGAGGCCGATGCGCTGTTCGGCAAGCGGTCGGAGGTGAAGGACGCGCACGACCGGTACGCGAACATCGAGGTGGCGTACCTGCTGCAGCAGCTCGATGCGCATGACGGCATCGTGGTGCTGGCCACCAACCTCGCGCGCAACCTGGATGCCGCGTTCTCGCGCCGCATGCGCTACGTGGTGGAGTTTCCGTTGCCCGCCGAGGCGGACCGCCTGCGGCTCTGGCGCGGCGTGCTCCCGCCGCCGGCGCCGCTGGCGGACGACGTGGACCTGCCGTTCCTGGCCGGCGCGTTCAGCATCGCCGGCGGCGACATCCGGAACGTGGCACTCGACGCAGCGTACCTGGCGGCTTCGGAGGGCCTGGGCCGTGAGCCGATCGCGATGCGGCACTTCGTGGTGGCGATGGCGCGGCAGTGCGTGAAGCAGGGGCTCACGCCCTCCGTGGCGCAGTTCCGGCAGTACGCCGGCCTGCTGCCGCGCAACGCCTGA